The Lysobacter luteus genome contains the following window.
GTTCTGGTAGGCGTAGCAGGTGCCGGGCTGGCACTTGAGCGGTGCGCTGGAGAGCCGGCGGGTCAGGGTCCGGTAGTCGACGTAACGCTCAAGGTCGCGATCGAAGGCGTTGTGCGACAGACCAACGCGGTGGCTCAGCAGGTCGGCCACGGTGATCTGGCTGGCGGCGCCGGGCTGGCTCAGTTCGAACTCGGGCATGTAGTCGGTGAGCTTGCTGTCCCAGCGAAGGCGGCCGTCGGCCACCAGCAGGCCGGCCATGGTGCCGGCGAAGCCCTTGGATAGCGATGCGAGCCGGAACACGGTGTGCGAGTCGACCGGCTCCGCGTCGCTGACGTCGGTGATGCCGTAGCCGCGCGCGCTGAGAACCTTGCCGTCGTGGACGATCGCCATCGCCAGGCCGGGCACGCGCTGGTTGGCGACGATCTGCTGGGCCATCGCCTCGAACATGGCGACGTCGAAGTCGGGTGGCAGCGGCGGGGCGGCCGGCTTGACGCGTGCCGGCACCGGCGGCGCCTGTTGCGGCGTGCTGGTCGCGACCTGCACCGGCTGCGTGGCCGGGCCACGCAAGGAGGCCTCGACTTCGGATGAATCGGCCTGTGCGGTGTCGCTCCACGGAAGCGTGGTCTGCGCCGCCGAACCCAGCGTCAGCGTCAGCAGGAACGCGAGCGCACCCAGACGCCCACCGATGCGAGGGAGCCGGTTCGCTTCGTCTTTCATAGGTCGTCGCGCCTGCGTATGCTCGGGGTCCCCGGATCATAGCGCCGGTTTTCAGGGTTACGCGAGCAAACATGTTCAGCTTCCTGATTTTGTTGGGTTTGTTTCTCCTGTTCATGTTCTGGGGCGTGGGCCTCTACAACGGTCTGGTGACCGCCCGGAACGCCTACAGGAACGCCTTTGCCCAGATCGACGTGCAGCTGCAGCGCCGTTTCGAACTGATCCCGAACCTGGTCGAGACCGCCAAGGGTTACCTGACCCACGAGCGGGAAACCCTGGAAGCGGTGATGCAGGCGCGCGCGGCGGCGGTGTCGGGCCTGTCGGCGGCCAAGGCCAGTCCCGGCGACGCCACTGCCATGGCCCAGCTGGACGCGGGCGAGCGCCAACTCGAGGGTGCGCTCGGAAGGCTGATGATGGTGGCCGAGGCCTATCCGGACCTGAAGGCCAACCAGACCATGGCGCAGCTGTCCGAAGAGCTGACCAGCACAGAGAACCGCGTGGCGTTTGCACGCCAGGCCTACAACGACGCGGTGATGGCCTACAACAACAAGCGCGAGGTATTCCCCTCGAGCCTGGTGGCGGGCAACTTCGGTTTTGCCCCGGCCGCGCCACTATCCCTGCCAACGGACCAGCCCGAAATGCGGCTGGCCCCGCAGGTGCGTTTCTGACGCTTGGCATGGCGCCGCCCGCGCGGCACCGACATCCGTCCGATGAACTTCTTTGAGCGCCAGGCGGCCGCGCGCCGCGCATCCGTTCGGCTGGTCGTGCTGTTTGCACTGGCCGTGGTCGCGGTCGTGCTCGCGGTGGATGCAATGGCCTGGGTGGTGAGCGGCGGAAGCGGCGGTGCGCTGGTAGTGGCGACGGTCCTGACCCTTGCGACGATCGGCCTGGGTTCGCTCTACCGGCTGGCGAGCCTGGGCGGGGGTGGCGAGGCGATTGCCGCGCAACTGGGTGGCACGCCGGTCGCGGCCGACACGACCGACCCCGAGTTGCGGCGCCTGCGCAACGTGGTCGAGGAGGTTGCCATTGCCTCGGGCGTACCGGTGCCGGGCGTGTACGTGCTCGACCACGAGGCGGGGATCAACGCCTTTGCTGCCGGCCACGCAGCGGCGGACGCGGTGGTGGCGGTCACCCGCGGGGCGCTCGAGCGGCTAAACCGCGATGAGCTGCAGGGCGTGGTCGCCCACGAGTTCGCCCACATCCTCAATGGCGACATGCGGCTCAACCTGCGGCTGGTCGGGGTGCTGTTCGGGATCTCGATGCTGGGGCTGATCGGCCGCCACGTGCTGGACTTCGGGCGCGTCGGCCTGCAGGGCCGCGGGCATCGTCGAGGCGCTGGCGTGGCGGTCGGCGTGATGGTGGCCGCGGCGGCGATGATCGCGATCGGCTGGGTGGGGTTGCTGTTTGCCCGCCTGATCCGTGCCGGGGTCAGCCGACAGCGCGAGCGCCTGGCGGACGCCAGCGCTGTGCAGTTCACCCGCCAGCCGGCCGGCCTGGCCGGTGCACTCAAGAAAATCGGTGGCCTGCCTGACGGGTCGGTGCTGGCTTCCACCGGCGATGCCGAGGAAGTCAGCCACATGCTGTTCGGCGACGGCCTGGGATTCGGCGGCCGCATGGCGGAATGGTTCGCCACCCATCCGCCGCTGGTCGAACGCATCCAGGCGCTGGAGCCGTCTTTCAGCGACCGGCAACTGGCGTTGCTGTCCAGGCGCTGGAAGGACCAGCCGCCGCACGGGCTGGAGGAAGACCTGCACCTCGGCCTTGCCACCCACGACCCACTGCCACCCGCGCACGCCGAACGGGGCATCGTTGCCGGGCAGGTGTCCGCACACGTTGGCAATCCGGACGAAGACGACCACCACCGCGCGGATGTCGTCATGGGTGAGCTGGGTGAACCGTTGCGCGCTCTCGCCCGTGACCGCGACCGGGCCATCGCGCTGGTGCTCGGTGTGCTGGTGGACCCGCGCACGGACGTGGCCCAACGGCAGCTGTTCGGCATCGCCGCGCGCCTGGGGGAAGCGGTCGCGACCGACGTGCGCGGACTGTACGAGCGCCACCTTGCCCACCTGCACCCGATGCTGCGGCTGCCGTTGGTCGAACTGTCGTTCCCGGTGCTGCGCCGGCGTCCGCGTCCGCAACTGGAACTGCTGCTCGACACGGTGGAAGCGATGTCGACCGCGGACGGCGAGGTGTCGCTGTTCGAGTACTGCCTGGGCCGGCTGCTGACCGTGCAGTTGCGCGAGTCCCTGGCGCCGGCACGCTATGCCAGTTTCGGCCGCCGCAAGCCGGGGACGCTCGTCGACGAGATCACCGTCCTGCTGACGGTTGCCGCGCATGCCGGCCATGCCGACGAGGTTTCGGCGCGCCATGCGTTCCTGGCCGGGATGCAGCACATCCTGCCGCACCACCAGGCCCGCTACCGGGCGCCGGCCCAGCCGGTACAGGCGCTCGAACAGGTGTGGCCATCGCTGGACCTGCTCCACCCGATGGCCAAGAAGCTGCTGGTCGAGGCCGTGACCATCGCGGCCAGCCACGACGGCCGTGTCAGCGTGGCCGAAGCCGAGCTGCTGCGGACCATCTGCGCGATCCTGCACTGTCCGCTGCCGCCACTGCTGGGCGCCGCGTACGGCCAGGCCGACCGGATCCGTCACTGACAGCGCAAGCGCGTTCGGCTACCGTGCCGCATCGCTCGTCCCGCGGCCCGCCGTGACCTCCAACGTCTCCAACCTGCGCCGGTTCCGCGTGGCCCTGGCCGAGTCACCACCGCTGTGGTGGGCGCTGCTCTATTTCTTCTGCCTCCTGTGCGGCTACTACGTGCTGCGTCCGGTGCGCGACGCGATGGGCGCGTCCGGCGACCCGGCCACGGTGTTCCCACGCTGGTTGGTCGACCTGGCGGCTAGCGCCGGCGTCGACCTGGGCGAGTACACCCTGCAGGTGCTTTTCAGCGCGGTGTTCGTGGCGATGGTGCTGCTGCAGCCGGTCTACGGCGCGCTGGTGGCGCGTTTTCCCAGGCGGGTGTTCCTGCCGCTGGTCTATCTCGTCTTCATCGCTTGCCTGCTCGGTTTCTACTGGCTGTTCGACACCGGCGTTTCGGGCCGTGGTGCGGCGTTCTACGTCTGGAGCGCGGTGTTCAACCTGTTCGCCGTGGCGGTGTTCTGGAGCTTCATGGCGGACGTGTTCGACAACGAGCACGCCAAGCGCCTCTACGGGTACATCGGCGCGGGCGGCACCATCGGTGCATTGGTCGGCCCGGCCATCACCCGCTGGCTGGTCGGCCCGCTCGGGGTGGCGAACCTGTTGCTGGTGTCGGCCGGCTTCCTTGCGGTCTGCCTGCTGTGCATCCTGCGGCTGAGGCCCTGGGCGGCCCGCCGGGAACGCCGGCACGGTGTGCACGATGGCGAGCAGGCCATCGGCGGATCGGTGCTGGCGGGGCTCAGGCTGGTATGGCAGGAACCACTGCTGCGGGCGCTCGCGGTGATGATGGTGTTCGGGGTCGGCGTCGGCACGTTGCTCTACAACGAGCAGGCCGCGATCGTCCGGGAGTTCCATCCGACGCCGGAAGCGGCGACGCGCTATTACGCCACCATCGACTGGGCGGTGAACGGCCTGACCCTGGTGATCCAGCTGTTCGTCACCCGTTGGCTGCTGCGCCGACACGGCGTGGCACCGGCATTGCTGCTGCCGGCATTCGCGATCCTGCTGGGCTACTGCGCGCTGGCCGCGTCGCCACTGCCGCTGCTGGTCGCGGTGGTGCAGGTGGCCACGCGCGCCGGCGAGTTCTCACTCGCCAAGCCCGGCCGGGAAACGCTGTACACCCGGGTCGATCGCGAGTCCCGCTACAAGGCCAAGGCGGTCATCGATACCGTGGTGTACCGCGGTGGCGACCTGACGTTCGTGTGGGTGCACAAGCTGCTGTCGATATTCGGTACGACCGCGGTGTTCGCCACCGGCGTGCTGGTGGCGCTCGGGTTCCTCGGCGGCGCCTGGGGCGTGGTGCGGGCGCAGCGGCGGTTGCCCGGGGACGGACTGCACAACGACGCCGACTGACGGCCGCCCGTTGGCGCAACAAGAAAGCGGCGGGCTCTCGCCCGCCGCCGTGTCAGCTTCGATGGCCGCGCCGGTTCAGGCGACTTCGCGGCGACCCTGCGACTCGTCCCGGTAGCCCGCCGAACGCAGCTCCGCGGGATCGAAATCGTCCACGCTGATGGTGTCGACCGTCATTGCGCGCAGCTCCTCGAGCTGGCGGCGCTCCTCGCCGGTGATCCAGCCTTCGCGCACGCCCTCGTCCAGCTGGGCGGTGAAGGTCAGGCCTTCGATGTCGCTGCCCTTGATCGCCTTCAGGAACTTGCGCTCGACCGGCTCGGCGAGGATGACCGCCTGCAGGTAGCTGTTGATGCGACCGGCCGGGTTGGTCGGGCCCGGGGTGGTGAACACGCCCGTCGCCAGGCGGTCGCGCGCCTCGTTGGGCGACATCAGCAGCGAAGCGGCGCGGCGGCTCAGGCGGTCGCCCGGCGGGGTCGCCCGGCGGCCCAGCGGGAAGATCAGGGCCCACAGCAGCCAGCCGACCGGGCGCACCGGGAAGTTGCGCAACGCACCCGACAGCGCCACTTCAATCTTGTGCACGGCATTGAGCAGGGACCAGGCCAGCAGCGGGTGGTCGGTTTCCGGCCGGCCCTGGTCCTCGTAGCGCTTGAGCAGCGCACTGGCGATATAGAGCTGGCTGAGCACGTCGCCGAGGCGGCCCGACAGCGACTCCTTGAACTTCAGTTTGCCGCCGAGCAGCAGCATCGAGGTGTCCGCGCACAGCGCCAGCGCCGCCGAGTACCGGTTGAGCTTGCGGTAGTAGCGGCGCGTGTACGCGTCGCCCGGCGCCTTGCCGAAGCGAGCGGCGGTCAGGCCGAACCACAGCGAGCGCACGGCGTTGGAGATCGCAAAGCCGATGTGGCCGAACAGGTTGCGGTCGAACTCGCGGACGCGATCGTCCTCGTCCGGCAGCATCGCCGCCTTCATCTCCTTGAGCACCCACGGATGGCAGAGGATCGCGCCCTGTCCGAAGATCATCAGCGAACGGGTCATGATGTTCGCGCCCTCGACCGTGATCGCGATGGGCGAGGCCTGCCACGAGCGACCGAGGTAGTTGCGCGGCCCGAGGATGATGCCCTTGCCGCCGTGGATGTCCATGGCGTCCTGCGCCACCTGGCGCCCGAGCTCGGTGCAGTGGTACTTGGAGATCGTCGACGGCACCGCCGGCAGCTCACCGCGCGCCACCGCGGCCGCGGAGGCCTCCGACAGGGCGCTGATGGTGTAGGCGTTGCCGGCAATGCGGGCCAGCGCTTCCTGCACGCCCTCGAAACGGCCGATCGACAGGCCGAACTGCTTGCGGATGCGCGCGTAGGCGCCGGTCACCACGGCGGCCAGCTTGGCGCCGCCGCTGGCGGTGGAGGGCAGGGTAATCGAGCGGCCGATCGACAGGCACTCCACCAGCATCTGCCAGCCCTTGCCCGCGTACGCCTCGCCACCGATCAGCTGGCTCAGCGGCAGGAACACTTCCTGACCGCGCACCGGACCATTCTGGAACGGGCTGTTGAGTGGCATCGCGCGGCGCCCGACCTCGACCCCCGCGGTTTCCCGCGGCAGCAGGGCCAGGGTGATGCCGATGTCGCGCTTGTCGCCGAGCAGGCCATCCGGGTCGTACATGCGGAACGCCAGTCCGATCAGCGTGGCGACCGGTGCCAAGGTGATGTACCGCTTGTCGAAGGTCAGCTTGACGCCGACCACGTTCGCGCCGTTCCAGTCGCCCATGCA
Protein-coding sequences here:
- a CDS encoding serine hydrolase domain-containing protein yields the protein MKDEANRLPRIGGRLGALAFLLTLTLGSAAQTTLPWSDTAQADSSEVEASLRGPATQPVQVATSTPQQAPPVPARVKPAAPPLPPDFDVAMFEAMAQQIVANQRVPGLAMAIVHDGKVLSARGYGITDVSDAEPVDSHTVFRLASLSKGFAGTMAGLLVADGRLRWDSKLTDYMPEFELSQPGAASQITVADLLSHRVGLSHNAFDRDLERYVDYRTLTRRLSSAPLKCQPGTCYAYQNVAFSLIGDIVFATTGDFYSQEVQSRLLKPLGMNDASLGLEGIESSARWAKPHVRGRGGWVSVMPKPTYYEVAPAAGVNASASDMAQWLIAQTGHRPDVIPAPLLATLHKPLVDTPYQTRSSSWRRARLDSAGYGLGWRVYNYSGRPLVYHAGAVQGYRGMIAMLPDQDLGIAVLWNGESSVPTGLLPTMIDRAVGIPSSATAWLDIDFNQHAWYAENGRNAPGSSAAEATAAPR
- a CDS encoding LemA family protein, which encodes MFSFLILLGLFLLFMFWGVGLYNGLVTARNAYRNAFAQIDVQLQRRFELIPNLVETAKGYLTHERETLEAVMQARAAAVSGLSAAKASPGDATAMAQLDAGERQLEGALGRLMMVAEAYPDLKANQTMAQLSEELTSTENRVAFARQAYNDAVMAYNNKREVFPSSLVAGNFGFAPAAPLSLPTDQPEMRLAPQVRF
- a CDS encoding M48 family metalloprotease, which produces MNFFERQAAARRASVRLVVLFALAVVAVVLAVDAMAWVVSGGSGGALVVATVLTLATIGLGSLYRLASLGGGGEAIAAQLGGTPVAADTTDPELRRLRNVVEEVAIASGVPVPGVYVLDHEAGINAFAAGHAAADAVVAVTRGALERLNRDELQGVVAHEFAHILNGDMRLNLRLVGVLFGISMLGLIGRHVLDFGRVGLQGRGHRRGAGVAVGVMVAAAAMIAIGWVGLLFARLIRAGVSRQRERLADASAVQFTRQPAGLAGALKKIGGLPDGSVLASTGDAEEVSHMLFGDGLGFGGRMAEWFATHPPLVERIQALEPSFSDRQLALLSRRWKDQPPHGLEEDLHLGLATHDPLPPAHAERGIVAGQVSAHVGNPDEDDHHRADVVMGELGEPLRALARDRDRAIALVLGVLVDPRTDVAQRQLFGIAARLGEAVATDVRGLYERHLAHLHPMLRLPLVELSFPVLRRRPRPQLELLLDTVEAMSTADGEVSLFEYCLGRLLTVQLRESLAPARYASFGRRKPGTLVDEITVLLTVAAHAGHADEVSARHAFLAGMQHILPHHQARYRAPAQPVQALEQVWPSLDLLHPMAKKLLVEAVTIAASHDGRVSVAEAELLRTICAILHCPLPPLLGAAYGQADRIRH
- a CDS encoding NTP/NDP exchange transporter; translation: MTSNVSNLRRFRVALAESPPLWWALLYFFCLLCGYYVLRPVRDAMGASGDPATVFPRWLVDLAASAGVDLGEYTLQVLFSAVFVAMVLLQPVYGALVARFPRRVFLPLVYLVFIACLLGFYWLFDTGVSGRGAAFYVWSAVFNLFAVAVFWSFMADVFDNEHAKRLYGYIGAGGTIGALVGPAITRWLVGPLGVANLLLVSAGFLAVCLLCILRLRPWAARRERRHGVHDGEQAIGGSVLAGLRLVWQEPLLRALAVMMVFGVGVGTLLYNEQAAIVREFHPTPEAATRYYATIDWAVNGLTLVIQLFVTRWLLRRHGVAPALLLPAFAILLGYCALAASPLPLLVAVVQVATRAGEFSLAKPGRETLYTRVDRESRYKAKAVIDTVVYRGGDLTFVWVHKLLSIFGTTAVFATGVLVALGFLGGAWGVVRAQRRLPGDGLHNDAD
- a CDS encoding acyl-CoA dehydrogenase — its product is MSIAVPFLVFLLVGAFSAYHRLRLPVWAALTAVALVACWLLGANGVATAVAGIIAALIAVPLLLPQIRLPFISTPLLGFYTKILPPLSETERSAIEAGTVGFEGELFSGRPDWQVLLDQPAPTLTADEQAFLDGPVEELCRMTDDWDITHVRADLPPEMWEFIKKNRFFGMIVPKEYGGLGFSALGNHKVIQKLASISSVVSSTVGVPNSLGPAELLMHYGTQEQKDHYLPRLADGREVPCFALTGPWAGSDATSIPDFGVVCMGDWNGANVVGVKLTFDKRYITLAPVATLIGLAFRMYDPDGLLGDKRDIGITLALLPRETAGVEVGRRAMPLNSPFQNGPVRGQEVFLPLSQLIGGEAYAGKGWQMLVECLSIGRSITLPSTASGGAKLAAVVTGAYARIRKQFGLSIGRFEGVQEALARIAGNAYTISALSEASAAAVARGELPAVPSTISKYHCTELGRQVAQDAMDIHGGKGIILGPRNYLGRSWQASPIAITVEGANIMTRSLMIFGQGAILCHPWVLKEMKAAMLPDEDDRVREFDRNLFGHIGFAISNAVRSLWFGLTAARFGKAPGDAYTRRYYRKLNRYSAALALCADTSMLLLGGKLKFKESLSGRLGDVLSQLYIASALLKRYEDQGRPETDHPLLAWSLLNAVHKIEVALSGALRNFPVRPVGWLLWALIFPLGRRATPPGDRLSRRAASLLMSPNEARDRLATGVFTTPGPTNPAGRINSYLQAVILAEPVERKFLKAIKGSDIEGLTFTAQLDEGVREGWITGEERRQLEELRAMTVDTISVDDFDPAELRSAGYRDESQGRREVA